CAATTGTGTCTTCTAGATTTCCACAATTTTTGGTTTCACGACTTGGAAAATGTTACAAATAATTTTGATGAACGACCAGAATCGGCTGGAGGAAATAAGCTGGGGGAAGGTGGCTTTGGTGTTGTGTTCAAAGGCTACATCAATGGCAGAAATGTGGCTGTCAAGAAACTTGCTGCTGTGAGTTGTCCTCAACATATTTCCAATTAATAACTTTGTTCTTTATAGTGTCTTTGGTTGTCTATGAAGAGTTGAGTAATAAGTTTCCAGAAAGTATCACCATGTTAAAATATGAGATGGGTTCAGAACGTGATCCTGTTGTCCTGTGGGTGGTGTGAGCTGTTACAGTGGCCAGAGGTGAAACTTTGTGTTTCCATAGTCCTTGCAGTGGCTCAGACAGTCCTTGGGGGAGCAGGATGCTCCCTTTGTTCCCCTCTTCCCCCTGCACACAAGAAGGGCAGAAGAGgttttccttccagtttctgtGGCACGGTGCATTGGCAGGTGGACACGCTAAATAAACTAGATAGTTAATATCATATAATTTTAGTCCTTTTAAttgatgttttctgtgaatAATGAATTCTATAACTAGTGAGTGCTATTAATAGgaaactgcagtgaaataaaatacacaaatacagTCTAAATATAAGATGAATTGATAGCATCCCTGAGGAGAAGGTTTCTGATTGAACCTCAGCATAAACTGCCAATATGTGCTCACAGTCTGGAGGGcaaactgtatcctgggctgcatcataAGAAGAGTAACTAGCAGGGTGAGGAACATGATTGTATTCCTCTACTTTGCTGCTGTGAGCCctacctgcagtgctgcacccaGATCTGAGCTTCCCAGCAATAGGACATGGATCTGTTGGTGTGTGTCTAGAGGTGGCCAGAGATGGTCAGAgagatggagcacctctcctatgaaagcaggctgagggagctgatcttgttcagcttggaggagagaaggcttaGGGGGTACTATATAGCAACCTTCCTGAATATGAAGAGGGCAAACAGGAAAGCTGAAGAGGGACTTTTTACATGCACATGTAGTGATGGGACGAGTGTTAGTTTAGATCTTATATTCAGAATAAGTCCTTTGTAGTGTGGGAGGCAAGgtactgggacaggctgcccagggagcctctgggtgcctcatccctgcaagtgctcaaggccaggttgggttgGGCCCTAGGCAGCCTAGTccggtgggtggcagccctgcccagggcaGGGAGTTGGAATGAGGTGGTCTTAAAGGTGTAACCCAAGCCCTGCTTTGGTAGCTTGGTGACTGCTGAAACTGCATTAATTACTCCAATAATATAATGTTACATGatacaaaaaaaccaaaaatcatGTTCTGATACTTTTGTCTTTGggttcagtttaaaaaaaaaacaaaatggtacACAGTTAAGCAGTTGTTATGTGTAACTAACTAAAAAAAGGCTTACAATGTAATTTTTTTGTGAACAATCATGCATTTTAATACATCCAGCAATATTAATGTCAGGTGCTCTCTTTGTAGGTGGTTGATGTTAGTGCACAGGATTTGAAACAGCAATTTGATCAAGAAATAGAAGTTATGGCAAAGTAAGTACAGGACCATAAGTGTCATTGTAACGTTTTCTGAGAATCTAAGTTGGCAGATAACACCTTAGTGTGGTCCCTATCTTTTGTTTTACTAGTGTAACTTAAAATTTCCAGGTTAAGTGAGAATGCTTCGTGCAAGTCACGAGTGGTTTACATTTAAGAACTACTGCAGAATCATGGCAGGCACCTGTGTGTGATTAAGCTGGAATGTGGGATTGGGGATCACAAATGTTAGGAGATTTGTAGAGCATCTCTGAATagaattgttttgctttaggTGTAAACATGAAAACCTAGTAGAATTGCTTGGTTTCTCAAGTGATGGTGCTCAGCCCTGTTTGGTGTATGAATACATGCCCAATGGTTCGCTGCTTGATAGACTTGCTTGTCTGGTAAGTAAGATCTTTGTTAAATGGAGCTGTCTTTGAAATATCTCTGGAACTGTGATGGCCAAGCAGTGTTCTGCTACTTCTGTGTTCTAGAAGTAAGACATATAATAATACTTAGTCTTCCAATAACATGTCATGCAGGTGTTTTTGGCCCAGTGTTGCTTAGTCAAAGCAGAGTAGCAATATAATATGCCAGTATCCTGAAGTCCAAGCTATTCTGCAGACTTGATATAAGCAGAGGGTGCCATAGTATTGTTCCTCCACCTGACATTGGCTTGTTCTCAGCATGTTCCTGGATTTTCTGTTGTAAAATTGCCCTTTGCTCACTGCCCTTGTGATAGTAGCTGTAACGCGATGTTCATAGTTTGCATATCTCTTTCAGAAGTGCTTAAAGAAACAGGGtgtacttttaaaaattaatgttttatgtAAATACAGTGCTTTCATCTGATTTAATCAGATGACGTAACTTGTGGCCCTGGCCTTTAATAAGGAATCAGTGGCTTTGGTGGAGGGACCAGTTGCCACTTGTTAGAATGATGCAAACGGTGAGCTGGATGTAAGCTGCCAGCTGAATGGCCACAAAGCTAATTTGTAGAAATTATTGTCCTCCATAGGGATGGCCATGAAAATATTCATCCATCCACTTGCTGGCCATTAGCAGTAAGTGAGCTGAAAAGAATAGTGGTAACCAAAAGCTACAGTAGAAAACAAAGGTACAAAGGGGACAAATTTACAATATAAACTCAGAAAGAGTCTTCATCTTGTAAGGGAAAATGGATGATGAATGTGTATACTCACTGTGTGTTCTTGCTGATAAAGCAGGAGTCACTGTGAAATTGCAAACTCCTGCTTACATCATTTGCTTGTCTGGGCTTTGAGGAGCAGGCGAGGGAGGCAGCAGAATGCTATGACAGGATTAAGAAGTGCTGATGGAAAGCACGGTGTGTGGGTAGGTGCAGGCAGTTCTTTGCAGTGTATCTTATCTTTTATTGTCAGAGTTAAATGTAAACTGTTCTGTAACAAGTGAATTAATCTAATGCAAAATGTGGGGAACGAAACGGGACAAATGGCTATTATCTCAGCAAATGTAAATTGAGAAATCTATACCATTCATCTTTTCAAAAGTCATTTACTTGAAAGTCACAAAGTGTAGCAAGGAATTGCTCTGGATTGAGttctgtttggttggtttttgtttgtttcatgttAGTAGAAAAAATACACTTTGGATTTTCGAACTTAcacttccctttctccctccttaTTCAAGGATGGCACTCCACCAATTTCTTGGAACACAAGGTGTGAAATTGCTCAAGGTACTGCGAATGGCATCACCTTTTTGCATGACAATAATCATATTCACAGAGACATTAAAAGGTAAAAGACACTGGCAATCACtgggttcttttttgttgtacttttttaaagtctgttagagaaaacagacagaaagattCAGTGCTTCACTCAAGGTTGAAATCCTTTCTGCAAGTGCTATCCATCACCATAATCTTGTCTGTGCCACAAGGACATGACTAGTGCAGGCTTCTAAAGATGATTATGAGTCTGTTGTAATCTGTCACTTTCAAATTGTTATCTGAGCGCTGCAAAGGCGTGTAGGAGTTCTGTTCTTTCGCAGTTGTTGCTAACAAAAAAAGCTGCTGTAACAGAACGTTGTGACTTCTTAAATTGGGagtttttcagatgaaaacccaatttttttgtttgtttgtttgttttcctggagcATTTCTGAGTGCCTCCtttgatttccttctgtttaatATGAAGACGTTGAAGCTTAAATACCTTTAAGGTTGATGTCTGTTCACTTATTTGTTATATCAAGTTTGATGTTTtggctgttctttttgtttgcaatGACAAAGTAGTCAAAATGCTTCAAGAAAATGCCTAGATATGGATACCCCACTTCTTTTGTAGGTTGACAAGGAACAACCAGTGGGTTGGGTGTCATAGATGAGTGTTTCAGTGGCTTTCTGGCTTCTGACACCTCTGTTAAATCTAGGCTGTGTTGCTTTGTGACCTTCCATTCTGTGAGGAAGTAGTTTTTGCTTCAGCTCGCCCATAAAAGATACTTGCTGCTTTGACAActcacatttcttctttccttcctgcttaaGCATCAGGACATGCGTAGTGCCTGGAAGGGATGCGTTTTCTTACCTTACGCTGCTCTACTCTTCTAACTGCTGTGAGTTGATTTTATCACAGGATTGGATttagctttgttgttttttttttggcttcaATTCCATTTTGCAACTTCTTGCATTTTCACTGTTCAGATTTTCTGTAAGACCAGTAAAAAGCTGCAGATAAAGAGAAACACAGCTCTTAGATTATTCCAGCATTAAGCAgtattgtttctctttcaggagAACACACGTATTGGTAATCTTTTGACATTGTAGTGTGTAACAGTTGACATTGTACTAGATAATAGGTATAAACCATTAAAGCCAGCTTTTATTAGTTCTGAGTAGAGGTCTAACAGTTAAGAATTCTACTGTGCTCCAGTACTCAATTtgactgtgtttttcttttgtgttttgctggGGTTATCTGTTATTTCTAGAAACGTTCAGAATAGCAGCTTGCATTTGGTTAGTAAAGAATTGTTAGTCTATATTAAAACCCAGTTATTGTTTTGGAAaactcctttcatttttctcccctcttcaCCAGTGCAAATATCTTACTAACTGATACGTATGTGCCCAAAATTTCGGACTTTGGACTTGCAAGAGCATCAGTAACGTTCACACGAACCATCATGACAGATAGAGTTGTGGGAACAGCAGCCTATATGGCACCTGAAGCTCTGCGAGGAGAAATAACGCCTAAGTCTGATATCTTCAGCTTTGGGGTAGTAAGTAGAATGAGAGAAGCTGTATGTGATTGTGTTTATGTGTTGATTGATTTCATATTGGAAGAAGTGTAAAAAATCAAGAATACCTGAAATTAAGCAATCTACttgaggaaatggccacaagttgtatcagatgaggtttagaccggacataagaaggaacgttttctctcagagagtggtcaggcactggaatggctgcccagggaggtggtggagtcgccatcccaggcagtgttcaagaggtgtctgggtggggagctacaagatatggtttagtggtttgctgtaggtatggtaataggaggatggttggactagatgatcgtgtaggtcctttccaacattatgattctatgattctgttttcatctgttatttttccttttcccagtgAATGTGCTCTTAAGATAGTGTTTCTACTCTTTGAGTGgtttaaaagcatttgaatgtgttgattaaaattttatattaattaattaatattttgtttatacTTAAAATCTGAAAGACAGTGATCCAAAGTGAGTTTCATGACCAAATGGATGGTGTCAGTGTGGGATTTGACTGAAAGCTGAGTACAGTGCATATCCAATCAGAAAAGCCCAAACAACTGCTTGTTATATGGGAGAAAAATGAATCTATTCTCTTCTTTGTGGCAGTTAGTTTCATAGGGATGTAGGCCAAACACTGTACCTGAGTATCTGTGAAATTCTTCCATCTTAGAGACAACATGGTGTAGGGTGTGGAAAAGTGCCTAACATCACTGCTAATAGCAGATGATGAGAATAAGGCTgggaagaacagaaacaatGGGTTGTGTAATGGGCTGTGCAATGGGACAGGTACTGATACTGTGAGCATTTGTGTGAATGGCTGAGGATCATGTTCCTCTTTTCAAACACTGCATATGCTAAGGGTTAATGTATTCTattcttctgatttatttattttttcttctaggtCTTACTAGAAGTAATAACAGGTCTGCCACCAGTAGATGAAAACCGGGAGCCACAGTTACtggtatttttctgctttcttgctCTAGGATCATTTCATGTAAAATAATCTTCAGGTAACAGGTGCTGAGACAAGCAAATTACATCTCTTGATGAATAGTTACGTGAACCACTTTTGTATCTATCAATCTTTATTTTAGAAGTGAAGCATTTTACTTCCAGTCCAGTCCCCATGTCATCTCTTTCCAATCTGTGTtatgtttctctttgttctgaTACTCTTTCttgttgcagtgctgttttgctttACCAGCATGCCCTTGTTTTGCCAGATACCCTGATCCTCTTTCACCATATCATTTGGTTatggttttgtttgattttgttccGCACTGTTTGATAGCTAGTCACCCTCTCACACAGCTTTAGGATTACCTGTATACTATTAATAGGGCACTTTCTCTAAGCTTTATCTTCTCTAAACTTTATCTTCTGGAATATAAAGTCTGATTTGATTGGCACCCATTCATTCTAATGTCCTTTTGGGAACACAGGGAGTGGGCGTTGTGAGACAATGTGGCATCCCTAGCTTCAAATATTTACAAGTTTTTAATCCACTTTGTAGTCTTGTAAGTTGTTTTGGTAGATACTGATGAGTAATTATGCTACCCAAccattgctgttatttttctcaatCACTTCTGTAGACAAAGAATGAAGAGCACTGAAAAGCAAGTTGTCAAAGTCTTCGTGTGGAATTTATGATCTTCAGATGCTTACAGTATTCTCTGCTCATTGGTTCCAACTCTCTTGTAGTTAAGCATCAAGGATGAAATTGAGGATGAGGAGGCGACTATTGAGGATTATGTTGATGTAAAGATGAGTGACTGGGATGCAACTTCAGTTCATAAAATGTATTCACTTGCTGATCGGTGtctgaatgagagaaaaaacCGGAGGCCAAACATGAAGATGGTATGTAGCCGTTCAGATTGAAGGCTTCTGTATAGCTCTATTTGTAGCTGTGGTGTCAGTTGTACTTCTCGCTTTTCTCTTGCAGGTCCAGCAGTATTTACAAGAGATAAAAACGTGACGTGTATTCCTAATATACCTGTTTTCTAAATGGGGCGCAGACCAGCAGCAAGTAGAGAACTATATTAGCACTTACTGTGACATTATCagccttttctgctttccagaacTTTCTGGTCCACATGTAAGGCGTGCAGGTGGCTTGCCATCATaatgcttttttattgttatttgaTTGCTAACTGGGCACCTTTTCATGCATCTGTAGCCACAGGACCCTCAACATgagaaagcttttttctttctttttttgtgtataAACAAACTGCAGTGCCGATACAGCCTCTACATAGGTTTGTAAGCAAGCTTCTGTATTACCATCTCTCTGATTTTTCCTTGCCGAGTATCAAGTATCTTCAGCACAGCAATGTGATAGTAACAAGGTGGATGCTTTTCTGCGATGTTTTTCTTGAGAAGACCTACTAGAGAGTAGATACAAAAACATTCAGTAGACATAAATGGCACTAATGTATCTTGTTGGCAGAAGGCAATAGGCAGTACCCACATTTAAACAAACTTATCACTGTAGCTTGAGAGTTCATATTGGTGTGAGCAAACTGGTAACACCCGTGAATGTGACTGTTTTTTAGCAAGCCTTCTCAGGATTTGTTTCATTCAAATAAGTGCTGCAGAACGTCTTATATTTTGAGGTTTTGCAGGCAGAGCAATTACATCACAGTGCCAATGCAGAAATGGGTGGCTTTCTTCTGGTGGGCTCTGCTGATGAACCATTTAATCATTGTTCATAGGAAGACTCAGTTATTTCTTATGTGTTAGAAGAGTCCTTGTGAGATACTGTAAATATTGGCTGTTTATATTGTTAAAGGAGTCAGTATGTTAGAACTAATTCTGCATTCTCCTTAGTCAAATCATTGAGCTCTTACCTGCGTGTATGTATATTAATGAAgtattaaaatacacaaaattgctgcagaaagctttctgtgtttgggggtttttgtttggGTGGCTTTATTTAATGATTGACATATCAAAGCAGACTCAAAATGGAATGAAGTGAATAATAAGAGTCCAAATACTTTGGGCCAGCAGGCTGCTCAATGGAAGAGGTTATTTTCACATAACATACTTTCTGGACCTCAGATgcttaaagaggaaaaaatagaagtgcAAGAAATGAGAATAAGATCTGTTGATATAATTCTTTAAACAGCTCTTGCTGCTGTTACTTGGTTTCtcactagattttttttctgcttcttactGCTGTAGGGGTAGAATACATCTACATGTTGCCCGTACATATGAAGGGCAACAGTTCTCTCCTTGGCTACAGGTAGCGATGCTAGTAAGTGTGCTACTAAGTGTCAGAGCGGCCTGCACAGCCACAATTGGCTGGGACATGAGCCTGTAGTGGCTGCTGAGGGATAGGTGACTGTATCAGACAGTATTTAGGCAGTGCTACTTCAGTGGAGCATTATCGTTTTGTAGGTTGCAGCTCATGTAACTTTTTGAGAAAGATTCAAGTTCTTCGTTGCTTGTTACTCCTCtatcagattttctttctctttgtccaGTTTCCTTTTGAGCCTACACGCTTCTCATCGGCCACTGTATTTCTTATTGGTATGGAAATGGGAAGAATTGCTTCAACTTAGTATTTGGGAtgctcagctcagagctgtcCAAAAGGCAAATAAGTCCATGATATTCACGCTCACAGAGCACTGTGCTTCCTCCCACGTATTCCTGTTAGAAAAGTAgctgggttgttttgttttcctcttttttttgtaTTACATTTGCATTAGAAGTATTCTCTCGATTCCTAGTTCCAAACATCCTGAACTTGCCCTCTTTCACTGCCAATCATGCACTTCCCTGTGGGGATATGTTAAAAGCCAAACCACTCAATGCTCTTTAAGGGCAATATGAAGACAAGAAGCAAACTTACTTTTTCTCAATCTGAGCAGTTAACAGTGAATAAAACTTTTAGATCACTGATCAgatgtttcagtgttttaaaggGACTGCACTTTCTGATGCAGCATGAAAACCCTCAGGAGCTGAGTGTGCTTGGATCCTGTTGTGGAGGTCTCCAATCTGCTTCTATACAGCACCAGGAAAGTATGTCTGAGTGTATACAATCAgtcttctccagcagcaagagacAGGAATTTTGTTTGCCCACCTCCCCTTCTTACCTACCTTTCCATACTGCTTTCAGTGCTCCTGAGCCTCTATACTTACCTATCATGATGTTCAGCTATAGATCTTTGTTAGAGACTAAACACAAAATAACTCAGACAGCACCAACTAAAGCATCAATCTTTATTTATAAAGTAGATTACAAAATAGATCATTTCAACATCTGAAGGTGTTTTTCATTGAATAGGCAGACACAGTAAATCAAACATTTCTTTTATCAATGTGTTTATCCGTGTGATAGAGCAATTATTACCTTGATTAGTTTTACAAACCTCTGACAGGAGGTTTATTAGATCAATTTCTCCCTGCTTTGCAacataaacatttcaaaaataattactcATCATGTTAATTAACAGCTATTAAATAGCTTGTGTGTTAACTGCGAGCAGCTGCATTGCTTTGGGGCATTTATGAAGGCCAGCAACAATCCTGAATGGACACTTTCAATTATTACATGACCACAGACAGTTTACAGAGTAACTTTTCTTAATGCCCTCACTTTGTGCTGGCTCTGACTATTCTTGAACAGTAGTAGTGTTTTGTGAGGCAACTATATGGATGTAAACATGATGTAAACAGATGCTTATTGCTTCGTCAGGAGAACAGCTACAAGGGGCCAAGAGAGGCAGCTGGCAGTGCAAGACTTCATATAAATTAAAGTGAACTTATAGGAGTCTTTCTCTTttagggaaaaaggagaaggaaatacACTCAAGACATTACTCCTGGCTGGCTGGCTGTACAACCGCATCAAATATTCTGCAGTAGAATAACTTATTGTCTGCTTTGGGTTGAACTGTACAGCAGCTCATTATAAACTCGCTCATGTAATCACTCAGCCTGCTCTGGCCATACCTCCAGATTAAGCTTTCTACATCCCACCCTCATTTACCTAGGGCAGGATtaagggatgaaaaaaaaacaaccctacaACCTGCATATAACTGTATCAGGCTACACTGTTCCTTATTCAGAATATTTCATGTTAAAAAGCTGAACTTCTTTACTGGCTCAAATGAGTGTAAAAATGTATGTTCACTCATTATTGCTAAGATGCAGACAAGACTATTAAGTTCAAAGAAAAAGCCTTCTCAAAGTCATTTTTAGCTGCTACAGTCAAATATTTACCTttggcgggggggggggggggggaaggaattTGGTGCTGAAAGGATTCAGATTTCAACTCAAAATAAATGTAGTTACAGTGTGCAAGCTGCATACACATTAACTATGTCTAAAAACAATAATGCTTGTATGACATACAGTACACAAGAAGAAGAATTCCTCAGACCTGCTCCTTGCCCTAAAGAGAAAGGCAAGAGGCAGAATAAGAACACAGCAGCTGAGGGCAGATTAGCTGAGGATCATCGGGAGCTTCTGAATTAGGCTGATGTAGTGTATAAGATTAAATGAAGAAAGCTGAGGTGTCAGATCTCTACTGcatataggggaaaaaaaaaaacaaacaaccacacagTAAAACCAGCAATTATTGCAACCTTCATATTACATAGTGCAATGTCAAATATCAGTAACAAGTTAGCATCTCCAAGTAACATAATAACATGAGATAGATAACAATTGCTTTCATCAGGGACTAGTAGTGTTTAAGCCTTATTTCCCTACAGAATATTCTAAAATCTACCTTCCATCAGGCAAACAAATGATTCGGATACCTGTATGCAGTGATCCAAGACTTGCAACTCCCAGgtagttttaaaaaaataatcaaaattcCAAAGCTCAATACAGGCCACTCAGAAGCAAGTAAGTCCCCATAACCCACCCTTTAGTACTTGCCTCATTACACAATTCTGAAACATTTAAGCTCATCCAATATTCGATTTCTACatctatttcacagaatcacagaattgtaggggttggaagggacctctagagatcatcgagtccaacccccctgccaaagcaggttccctacaccacgtcacacaggtaggcgtccaggcgggtcttgaatatctccagagaaggagactccaccacctccctgggcagcctgttccagtgctccgtcaccctcaccgtaaagaagttcttgcgcacattcatgcagaacttcctatgttccagcttatgtctatttccccttgtcctgtatccatgtaccactgaaaagagactaTTTCTTCTTCAGCCTCCTTGTTAAAAtcatctgttttttcctcttcctaaCAAACAGATGACTCGTGCTTTACTGGTGTTCAGA
The sequence above is a segment of the Excalfactoria chinensis isolate bCotChi1 chromosome 1, bCotChi1.hap2, whole genome shotgun sequence genome. Coding sequences within it:
- the IRAK4 gene encoding interleukin-1 receptor-associated kinase 4 — protein: MTQPVTTATYVRSLRYGLLRQLADFLDPQEGWKRLAAAITNPAGESRYSQAHIRRFEAFVQMGKSPTCELLYDWGTTNCTVGDLVDLLIRNQFLAPASLLLPEAVGMAQEVTLPLSSQETLPIHEKQQPIQEKEVTSVKPVLSQNTEEQLSASPRLSQESGNTQSSNTDFHNFWFHDLENVTNNFDERPESAGGNKLGEGGFGVVFKGYINGRNVAVKKLAAVVDVSAQDLKQQFDQEIEVMAKCKHENLVELLGFSSDGAQPCLVYEYMPNGSLLDRLACLDGTPPISWNTRCEIAQGTANGITFLHDNNHIHRDIKSANILLTDTYVPKISDFGLARASVTFTRTIMTDRVVGTAAYMAPEALRGEITPKSDIFSFGVVLLEVITGLPPVDENREPQLLLSIKDEIEDEEATIEDYVDVKMSDWDATSVHKMYSLADRCLNERKNRRPNMKMVQQYLQEIKT